One part of the Spiribacter salinus M19-40 genome encodes these proteins:
- a CDS encoding NAD(P)/FAD-dependent oxidoreductase, with protein MTKNHPENTSRRRFLAGSAAVAGATATGLGASGLMASPPARAIQTQARILIAGAGAAGLSIATRLSRQLDGARITLVDSREVHLYQPGLTLVATGNWTPGHVEDRNQRYIPEGVEWVKDDIVEFMPDQDQVATAGGDTLDYDYLVITTGLQLNFDEIEGMDTDLIGRNGIGCVYASPDHAERTWQAASTFIESGGVGLFTRPPGPIKCAGAPLKVTMLIEDALQDKGNRANAELHYLPPAEGLFSQPDVNAFLKDYFPSKRDIAIDYNHPLTAIDAERQEATFTTPDGPVTRDYDFIHVVPPMSAPDMIRHGELGWQDGSFQGWLEVDQYSMQHRRYPNVFGAGDVVGTPIGKTAASVKAQAPVVADNVVAAIQDQAFPAAWNGYTSCPLITEKGQAMLVEFDFDLAMTPSFSFIDPMESQWAPWFLKDRMLHAAYNAMLRGRV; from the coding sequence ATGACGAAAAATCATCCTGAAAACACCAGCCGGCGCCGTTTTCTAGCCGGCTCCGCCGCGGTCGCCGGTGCGACGGCCACCGGTCTTGGTGCTAGCGGGCTCATGGCCAGCCCACCGGCGCGGGCCATCCAGACACAGGCCCGTATTCTGATCGCCGGTGCCGGCGCTGCCGGTCTGTCCATCGCGACGCGCCTGTCACGTCAGCTTGATGGCGCTCGCATTACGCTGGTCGATAGCCGCGAGGTGCATCTGTATCAGCCCGGCCTCACCCTCGTTGCGACCGGTAACTGGACGCCCGGTCACGTAGAGGATCGGAACCAGCGCTACATTCCCGAGGGCGTCGAGTGGGTGAAGGACGATATCGTCGAGTTCATGCCCGATCAGGATCAAGTGGCTACTGCCGGTGGAGACACCCTCGACTACGACTATCTGGTCATCACCACCGGACTTCAGCTGAACTTCGATGAGATCGAAGGCATGGACACGGATTTGATCGGTCGCAACGGCATCGGGTGTGTCTACGCATCACCGGACCACGCCGAGCGAACCTGGCAAGCCGCAAGCACCTTCATCGAATCCGGTGGTGTCGGCTTGTTTACACGGCCACCCGGGCCCATCAAGTGTGCCGGTGCTCCGCTCAAGGTCACCATGCTCATCGAGGATGCCCTACAGGATAAGGGCAATCGCGCCAACGCCGAGCTGCATTATCTGCCCCCCGCGGAAGGTCTTTTCTCGCAGCCCGATGTCAACGCGTTTTTGAAAGACTACTTTCCCTCGAAGCGCGACATCGCCATTGACTACAACCACCCGCTGACCGCGATTGACGCGGAACGCCAGGAAGCCACGTTTACCACGCCGGATGGCCCAGTCACCCGGGACTATGACTTCATCCATGTTGTCCCGCCGATGTCGGCACCCGACATGATCCGACACGGTGAGCTCGGCTGGCAGGACGGCAGCTTCCAGGGTTGGCTTGAAGTTGACCAGTACAGCATGCAGCACCGCCGCTACCCCAATGTTTTCGGCGCGGGCGATGTCGTGGGTACCCCCATAGGCAAGACCGCAGCCAGCGTCAAGGCGCAGGCCCCCGTTGTGGCCGACAACGTTGTGGCAGCAATCCAGGACCAGGCATTCCCGGCCGCCTGGAATGGCTACACCTCTTGCCCCCTGATTACCGAGAAAGGGCAGGCCATGCTGGTGGAGTTTGATTTCGATCTGGCCATGACCCCTTCATTCAGCTTCATCGATCCGATGGAGTCGCAGTGGGCACCGTGGTTCCTCAAGGACCGGATGCTTCACGCGGCCTACAACGCGATGCTGCGCGGCCGAGTCTGA
- a CDS encoding DUF5368 family protein produces the protein MEFSIFGILAVVLELLRPVLLPLALVILADALLYAWVIARHSHLRIAPALRMSAVLGVAGGIGAALYFPVWTGASITQLSSLLDYVAVIGAGIGLGIAFAILVYPPVQLLMRKPG, from the coding sequence ATGGAATTCTCAATTTTTGGCATTCTGGCAGTCGTCCTGGAGCTGTTGCGCCCCGTCCTACTGCCGCTGGCGCTGGTCATCCTCGCGGATGCCCTGCTTTACGCCTGGGTGATTGCCCGCCACAGCCATCTACGGATCGCCCCGGCTTTGCGGATGTCGGCTGTTCTGGGGGTGGCCGGCGGAATCGGTGCCGCTCTGTATTTCCCAGTCTGGACGGGCGCCAGTATCACGCAGCTCAGCAGTCTCCTGGACTACGTCGCCGTGATCGGCGCGGGTATCGGCCTAGGCATTGCCTTCGCTATTCTGGTCTATCCACCCGTTCAATTACTGATGAGGAAACCCGGCTAA
- a CDS encoding high-potential iron-sulfur protein, which yields MTDKTFQNDRRRLLRGALLGAAAAPLAYMGVRSSNVLAQDMPRLEEDDPQAVALNYVHDATDKDDMRESGANCANCRLYLGEGDAEWGGCTAFPGKAVNVNGWCSAWVATS from the coding sequence ATGACTGACAAGACTTTCCAGAATGACCGCCGCCGCCTGCTGCGCGGGGCCCTGCTGGGTGCCGCGGCCGCGCCGCTCGCCTACATGGGTGTGCGCAGCTCAAACGTGCTGGCGCAGGATATGCCACGGCTTGAGGAAGACGATCCGCAGGCGGTCGCGCTCAATTACGTGCACGATGCTACTGACAAGGACGACATGCGTGAATCGGGCGCAAACTGTGCCAACTGCCGGCTTTACCTCGGTGAGGGTGACGCCGAGTGGGGCGGCTGCACGGCGTTCCCTGGCAAGGCGGTCAACGTCAATGGCTGGTGCAGCGCCTGGGTCGCCACCTCCTGA
- the dsbG gene encoding thiol:disulfide interchange protein DsbG: MRHLTRAFLLALSLGAISQTALAQDIPPPIKALQDRGASIGERFEAPGGLTGYTVSFQGQTLAAYVTEDGTHVLVGTLLDEAGTNLSQPVIESAENAARQESEWDALSEAHWIADGEADADRVVYAFMDPNCPFCHRFYEDSRDWVESGQIQIRHIMVGVLREDSLPKSATLLSADDPSTALAQHEANFDNGGVTPADSLTDEAQTQVQQNNELMSQLGIRGTPSVFYRTEDGEIALARGLPRDETLDAVMGGPRPE, translated from the coding sequence ATGCGCCACCTGACCCGCGCCTTTCTCCTCGCCCTGAGCCTGGGTGCCATCAGCCAGACGGCGCTCGCCCAAGACATCCCACCGCCCATCAAGGCACTGCAGGATCGTGGCGCGAGCATTGGTGAGCGTTTCGAGGCACCCGGCGGACTGACAGGCTATACCGTGAGTTTTCAGGGCCAGACCCTTGCCGCCTACGTCACGGAAGATGGCACTCATGTCCTGGTGGGGACCCTGCTCGACGAGGCGGGCACCAACCTCTCCCAGCCAGTGATCGAGTCGGCTGAGAATGCTGCGCGGCAAGAGAGTGAATGGGACGCCCTTTCTGAGGCTCACTGGATTGCCGACGGCGAGGCCGACGCCGACCGGGTGGTCTATGCGTTCATGGACCCCAATTGCCCCTTCTGCCATCGCTTCTACGAAGACAGCCGGGACTGGGTCGAATCCGGCCAGATCCAGATCCGGCATATCATGGTGGGCGTCCTGCGCGAAGACAGCCTCCCCAAGTCAGCCACGCTGTTGTCTGCCGACGATCCGTCAACGGCGCTGGCTCAGCATGAAGCCAATTTTGATAATGGCGGCGTCACACCCGCTGATTCACTGACCGACGAAGCGCAAACTCAGGTACAGCAGAACAACGAGCTCATGAGCCAGCTCGGGATCCGCGGCACCCCGTCGGTCTTCTACCGTACCGAGGACGGAGAGATTGCCTTGGCGCGGGGCCTGCCACGCGATGAAACCCTCGACGCCGTCATGGGTGGCCCTCGCCCCGAATAA
- a CDS encoding D-amino-acid transaminase, producing MSRIVYVNGAFLPESEARVSVFDRGFLFADAVYEVTAVIEGALVDFDAHQRRLERSLGELGIEFDGSAVDLRAIHRELLARNQLDEGLIYLQLTRGCADRSFVRPETATPSLVLFTQSMSLIDHADARRGLRVVTRPDLRWHRRDIKTTQLLYPSLMKSEAVAAGVDDVWMTEGGYVTEASSSNAHILTTDGRLITRPLSNDILHGITRAAVLEYARESGVTVEERPFTPAEALTAKEAFNTSATAFVTPVIELDGQAIGEGQPGEATARLRELYIDQSRARLTR from the coding sequence GTGTCGCGGATTGTGTATGTTAACGGGGCATTCCTCCCGGAATCCGAAGCTCGGGTGTCGGTCTTTGATCGGGGCTTTTTATTCGCGGATGCCGTGTATGAAGTCACGGCGGTCATAGAGGGGGCCCTGGTGGATTTCGACGCGCATCAGCGTCGCCTCGAGCGCAGTCTCGGCGAGCTGGGGATCGAGTTCGACGGTTCAGCGGTTGATCTGCGGGCGATCCATCGTGAGCTCCTGGCCCGCAACCAGCTGGATGAGGGATTGATTTACCTTCAGTTGACCCGCGGGTGCGCTGATCGCAGTTTTGTCCGGCCAGAGACAGCCACGCCATCGCTTGTGCTCTTCACCCAGTCGATGTCGCTGATCGATCATGCGGACGCGCGCCGTGGCCTGCGTGTGGTGACCCGGCCCGACCTGCGCTGGCATCGCCGCGATATCAAAACCACGCAGTTGCTTTACCCGTCGTTGATGAAGTCGGAAGCCGTGGCGGCCGGCGTGGATGACGTCTGGATGACCGAAGGGGGTTACGTGACCGAGGCAAGCTCGAGTAACGCCCATATCCTGACAACGGATGGCCGCCTGATAACCCGACCGTTGTCTAACGACATCTTGCACGGCATTACGCGGGCAGCGGTACTTGAGTACGCGCGCGAGTCTGGCGTGACCGTGGAGGAGCGGCCGTTCACCCCGGCGGAGGCGCTCACCGCCAAGGAGGCGTTCAACACCAGCGCAACGGCCTTCGTGACGCCGGTGATCGAACTCGATGGCCAGGCCATCGGCGAGGGCCAGCCGGGTGAGGCAACGGCGCGGCTGCGCGAACTCTACATCGATCAGAGTCGGGCACGCTTAACGCGCTGA
- a CDS encoding SLAC1 anion channel family protein, which yields MTDSHRIEHFPIAFFAMIMGLSGLSLAWQKAAEVLHTPAVVGTALVLATAGIFLVLVGIYLTKLVRFPAAVAAELRHPVKMSFFPAISISLVLLGTALRGVSPDLAYGLWIVGASAHLLVTLYIVTQWMHQAHFEITHINPTWFIPAVGNILVPIAGVGFGHATLSWFFFSIGILFWLVLLKIVFYRVFFHAPLPGRLLPTLFIMVAPPAAGFVAYIQLAGSLDGFARILVNIGLFLTLLLLVQARRFASLQFFLSFWAYSFPMAAMTIATLIHHELTGSGVFLWLGAVLLGLTTVLISWLIGLTIRAAANGQICQPEG from the coding sequence ATGACAGACAGTCACCGAATAGAGCATTTTCCCATCGCCTTTTTCGCCATGATCATGGGGCTCTCGGGGCTGTCTCTCGCCTGGCAAAAAGCTGCAGAAGTACTGCACACACCCGCCGTGGTGGGCACCGCGTTGGTGCTCGCGACGGCCGGGATTTTCCTTGTGCTGGTGGGCATCTACCTGACGAAGCTTGTCCGCTTTCCTGCCGCGGTCGCAGCAGAGCTCAGGCACCCCGTGAAAATGAGTTTTTTCCCGGCGATCAGCATCAGCCTGGTCCTGCTCGGGACCGCATTGCGCGGGGTGTCACCAGATCTCGCCTACGGGCTATGGATAGTCGGTGCGTCCGCGCATCTGCTGGTCACCCTGTACATCGTGACTCAGTGGATGCACCAGGCGCACTTCGAAATCACGCATATCAACCCGACCTGGTTCATCCCAGCCGTTGGCAACATCCTCGTGCCTATTGCTGGCGTTGGCTTCGGACACGCAACGCTGTCCTGGTTTTTCTTCAGCATCGGCATTCTGTTCTGGCTGGTGCTGCTGAAGATCGTATTTTATCGAGTGTTCTTCCATGCCCCTTTGCCGGGGCGTCTACTGCCAACGCTGTTTATCATGGTCGCCCCGCCGGCGGCGGGCTTCGTGGCCTATATTCAGCTTGCAGGTAGTCTGGATGGGTTTGCCCGGATCCTGGTGAACATCGGGCTCTTTCTCACCCTGCTCCTACTGGTCCAGGCGCGCCGCTTCGCCTCGCTGCAGTTTTTCTTATCGTTCTGGGCCTACTCCTTCCCGATGGCGGCCATGACGATTGCAACGCTCATCCACCATGAACTCACCGGCAGTGGCGTCTTCCTGTGGCTGGGCGCGGTCCTGCTGGGACTGACTACCGTACTGATCAGCTGGCTCATCGGCCTCACGATCCGCGCAGCCGCTAATGGCCAGATCTGCCAACCTGAGGGATAG
- a CDS encoding protein adenylyltransferase SelO produces MTTIRNRYLDWLPSSGYAETAPVPVRAPSLLLVNETLGAELGLPPDWLQGESAAQRWAGNQLPPDSRPIALAYAGHQFGQPVPQLGDGRAVIIGQALDTQGSTWDLQLKGAGTTPFSRMGDGRAGIGPVLREYIVSEAMHALSIPTTRSLAAVTTGERIARSFGPEAGAVLTRVASSHLRFGSFEYFAHRGDVAALRQLADTAISWHFPSLDAHPTPDRWLALLDALVDQTAALIVEWLRVGFIHGVMNTDNMALSGETLDYGPCAFMDAYEPGQFFSSVDHGGRYAFDQQARIGHWNLARLAECLLPLIDEDSDRAVSAAERVLDTYRQRFEDRYQAMLARKLGLSDVRDGDDVLVERLLGLMARQGADFTNTFRQLSTAPLDNQASADTLCALLGDTREAHDWVVAYQQRLRSEDAQMAGQSTASERQARMLTTNPAFIPRNHQLEAVLAAAASGDIAPAQRLLSVLMRPYETQPDAESFASPPRPEEQIAATFCGT; encoded by the coding sequence ATGACAACGATACGCAATCGCTACCTGGACTGGCTGCCGTCATCCGGCTATGCCGAGACGGCCCCTGTCCCGGTCCGGGCCCCTTCCCTGCTGTTGGTTAACGAAACATTGGGCGCAGAGCTCGGCCTGCCGCCGGATTGGCTGCAGGGCGAAAGTGCTGCTCAGCGCTGGGCGGGCAACCAGCTGCCACCGGACAGCCGCCCCATTGCCCTCGCCTACGCCGGTCATCAGTTCGGCCAGCCGGTGCCCCAGCTTGGCGATGGCCGAGCCGTCATCATCGGCCAAGCGCTCGATACCCAGGGCTCGACCTGGGACCTTCAGTTAAAAGGCGCCGGCACCACGCCTTTCTCACGCATGGGGGATGGACGGGCTGGCATCGGTCCGGTGCTCCGGGAGTACATCGTCAGCGAGGCCATGCACGCCCTCAGTATCCCGACCACGCGTTCCCTGGCCGCCGTTACCACCGGAGAGCGCATTGCCCGATCGTTTGGGCCTGAAGCGGGGGCCGTGCTCACCCGTGTGGCCTCAAGCCATTTGCGCTTTGGCAGTTTCGAGTATTTCGCCCATCGCGGTGACGTCGCTGCCCTGCGGCAATTGGCGGATACCGCAATCAGCTGGCATTTCCCGTCACTCGATGCGCATCCGACGCCTGATCGCTGGCTCGCCCTGCTCGATGCACTGGTCGATCAAACCGCTGCCCTGATTGTGGAATGGCTGCGAGTGGGCTTTATTCACGGTGTCATGAATACCGACAACATGGCTCTCTCGGGTGAAACCCTCGATTACGGCCCGTGCGCTTTCATGGACGCCTATGAACCAGGGCAGTTTTTCAGCTCCGTCGATCATGGCGGCCGTTATGCCTTCGATCAGCAGGCCCGCATCGGTCACTGGAATCTGGCTCGACTGGCCGAGTGTCTATTGCCACTCATCGATGAGGACAGCGACCGCGCCGTGTCTGCAGCGGAGCGGGTGCTCGACACCTACCGCCAGCGCTTTGAGGATCGCTACCAGGCCATGCTGGCCCGCAAGCTCGGGTTAAGCGACGTCCGTGACGGCGACGACGTCCTCGTCGAGCGATTGCTCGGCTTAATGGCGCGCCAGGGTGCCGACTTCACCAACACCTTCCGGCAGCTCAGCACCGCACCCCTGGATAATCAGGCGTCGGCGGACACCCTCTGCGCGCTGCTGGGCGATACCCGCGAGGCGCATGACTGGGTGGTGGCCTATCAGCAGCGACTACGCAGTGAAGATGCCCAGATGGCAGGTCAGTCCACCGCCTCTGAGCGTCAGGCGCGCATGCTGACCACAAACCCTGCCTTCATCCCCCGTAATCATCAGCTCGAGGCCGTATTGGCCGCGGCAGCATCAGGGGATATTGCGCCCGCGCAGCGGCTGCTGAGCGTGCTGATGCGACCGTATGAGACGCAACCTGATGCCGAGTCATTCGCCTCCCCGCCCCGTCCAGAGGAGCAAATTGCTGCCACCTTCTGCGGCACATGA